Sequence from the Microbacterium sp. 1.5R genome:
CACAACCGTGTGCAGTCGATCCAGCGGGTCGCGGCACAGCTCGCCGAGCTCGTGCCCGAGGCGCGCATCGCGGTCGCACACGGTCAGATGGGCGAGCACGCGCTCGAGCAGGTCGTCGACGACTTCTGGGAGCGCAAGTTCGACGTGCTCGTCTCGACGACGATCATCGAGACCGGCCTCGACATCTCGAACGCGAACACGATCATCATCGACCGCGCCGACAAGTACGGACTCAGCCAGCTGCATCAGCTGCGCGGACGTGTCGGGCGAGGTCGCGAGCGTGCGTACGCCTACTTCCTCTACGACGAGATGAAGCCGCTGAGCGAGACGGCGGCTGACCGACTCCAGACGATCGCCGTGAACAACGACCTCGGCTCCGGCATGCAGGTCGCGCTCAAGGACCTCGAACTGCGCGGCGCGGGCAACCTGCTCGGCGGTGAGCAGGCCGGGCATATCGCCGGCGTCGGATTCGATCTCTACCTTCGGATGATCGGCGAGGCCGTCGCGACGTTCCGCGGCGAGGATGTCGAGTCGGGACAGGAGCTGCGACTCGAGCTGCCTTTGGACGCGCGCATTCCGGAGCACTACATCGACAGCGAGCGACTCCGTCTCGAGGCTTACCAGAAGCTCTCCTCCGCCTCGGCGGCCACGGCGAAGGACGACGCGATCGACCTCGTCATCGACGAGCTCACCGACCGCTACGGCACCCCGCCCGACGAGGTCGAGGGTCTGATCGCCGTCGCACGTCTGCGTCGGCGCGCGGCCAGAGCAGGACTCTCCGACGTGGTGGTCATGGGATCGAACCTGCGCATCGCGCCGGCGCGGCTCGAGGACTCGATCAAGGTGCGTCTGCAGCGGCTGTATCCCAAGGCGAAGCTGGTCGCCGGGGGTGAGGCCCTCGTCGTGCCCATGCCCACCGTGCCGGCCGCCGTGGGAGTCGGCCTCGAACCGCTGCAGGCGGCCGAGCTGCTCGAGTGGGTCGGGCAGCTGTTCACCGCGATCTTCCCCGAGCCCGTCTCGGCCGAGAAGACCGTCGACGCCTAGGCGCGGCGCAGCGACCTCGCGTGCGTCACAGCGAGAACCCGCCGTCCGTGGTCAGCACCTGACCCACCACCCAGGAGCCGGCGTCGGTGCACAGCCAGCCGATCAGCCGCGCCGGGTCGTCCGGTCGACCGACTCGGCCGAACGGCGTGCCGGCGATCCATTCGTCGACGCCCGAGAGATCGCGATCCGTGGTGTCCGCATCGAGGTAGCCCGTGTTCACGGGGCCTGGGTTGACGGTGTTCAGCACGATCCCGACGTCGAGCAGCTCCGCCGCCGTCGACCGCGTGATGCCCGCGAGCGCGGCCTTGCTCGTCGCATAGGAGATCTCTCCGCGCATCGCTCCGTGGCCCTGACCGGAGGTCATCCAGATGACGTGCGCCGTCGGCTTCTCGAACGGGCCGAGTGAGGGGATGCTGTCGCCCGGGCGGGCGACGGGGGTGTCCGCGCCGCCGAGCTCGACCCGGACTCGACGCGCCAGGCCCGCGGTGAGCAGCAGCGATGCGCGCGCGTTCGCCTGCCAGTGCGCGTCCAGCCGGTCGGCGGTCATGTCGAAGATCGTCCCGTCGCCTCCGCTCATCGCCTGATTGCAGACGACGATGTCGAGCCGTCCTGACAGCGAGGACGCCGCATCGAGCAGCGGTTCGATGCTGTCGGGGTCACGGAGATCCGCCTCGGCGTCGCCCATCACCGCTCCGGATGCGAGCGAGTCCCGGATGCCGGTGCGGACGGCGTCGAGATCGTCGCCGCCCCAGGGGTGGTCGAGATCGTGCGGGCGGAAGTGATGGACGAACACGTTCGCGCCGAGGGAGGCGAGCGTCGTGGCGGTCGCGAATCCGATGCCGCGCCTGCGCGAGACGCCGGTCACGAGCGCGGTGCGTCCGAGCAGGGGAAGGTCGGCGGAGTGCATGAGGATGCCTTTCGATCGAGGATGCCGCGGCATGCCGAGGGGCGGCCGGAGGCCGGGGAGAGATCGAGTCACCTGCATTGCATGGGCGTCAGCGTAGCAGAACGCCGCCGTCGGCCTTCTCGTCCCGTGCGCTGCACCACTACGCTGGCGTCATGTTGTACGAGCACCTCGGGGCTCGGCCCCGGATCCATGACACCGCCGTCGTCGCTCCCACCGCCGTGATCTCCGGAGACGTGACGATCGGACCGGACTGCCAAGTGCTGCACGGCGCCGTGATCACCGCCGAGGGCGGGCCCATCACGCTCGGCGAGCACGTGATCGTGATGGAGAACGCGCTCATCAGGGCGACGGCCGCGAACGCCGTGCACATCGGCTCGCACACGCTCGTCGGAACCCTCGCGAGCATCGCGGGTGCGACCGTCGGCGAAGAGGTCTTCCTCGCGTCGGGCGCCCGGATCTTCAACGGCGCGCTGGTCGGGGACCGGTGCGAGGTGCGCGTGAACGCCATCGTGCACCGGCGGGCGGTGCTGCCGTCCGGCACCGTCGTGCCGATCGGCTGGGTCGCGGTCGGGGATCCCGTCCAGCTCCTCTCTCCCGACCGCGAGGAGGAGATCTCCGCGGCCCAGCCCGAGCTCGACTTCCCGGGGCACGTCTTCGGCGTGGACCGCGACACCCCCGACCTGATGGTGCAGCTGACCGAGCGGTACGGCAGTTCCCTGGCCCGGCATGCCGACGACGTGCGTCTCGATGCCGACGGCCACGCGGCGGGCCGAGGGTGAGTGACGGGGCAGGGCTCGTCCGACCGGACATCAGCACGGAGGACGCCGCGCTGATCGCTCGCGACTGCTACGGGGTCGACGCCCAGGCGAGCGAGCTCGGGAGCAACCAGGACCGGAACTTCGTCCTGATCGAGCCGGACGGATCACGCAGCGTGCTGCGCGTCGACAACCCCGTGTTCGGCGACGACGCGAGAGCCGCGCAGCATGCGGCGCTCGACGCCTACCGCGCAGCCGGCGTTCGTGTTCCCACCGTGCTCCCCGGGCTCGACGGTGAGCTCACCCAGCGCTGGCGAGGATTCGCGGTGCGGCGCAGCGAGTTCGCCGAGGGCGAGCCGATGGTCGACGCGGGCTATCTCGCTCCCGTCGTCCTGGGGGAGTTCGGCACGCTGGCTGCGGCATCCGTGAACGCGCTCGCAGGTCTCGTGCATCCGGGGCTCGACCGTGAGCAGATGTGGGACATGCGCGTCGCGTACGAGCAGATCATCGCGCTGGCCCCGGCAGTGACCGAGGCCGAACTGCGCGTGCGCGTGCGCACGGCAGCCGATGAGGCTCACGCCGCTGTCTCGACCGTCGCTGCCGGCCTGCCAGTGCAGCCGATCCATGGCGACCTGACCGACGACAACGCCACCGGAATGCGCGGTGCCGACTCGCGGCTGCACCCCCACACGGTGCTCGATCTGGGAGACCTGGGTCTCGGTTGGCGCGTCGCGGAACTGGCTGTCTGCGTCTCGTCGATGCTGCACCATGAGCCGGAGCGCCCGCTTCGCGCACTCGACACCGTCGCGGCGTTCCACGCCGATGCCCCGCTCACTCGCGACGAGGCGGTCGCGGTGTGGCCCCTCGTCGTGCTGAGAGCAGCGCTGCTCGTCGCGAGCGGCTGGCGTCAGCTCGCGATCGACGGGGACAACGACTACGCCCGCGAGAGGATCGAGGGGGAGCAGGCCATCTTCGACGCGGCGACCGCCGTTCCGCTCGCCGAGATGTCCGAGCACGTGCTCGCGCGGCTCGGGTTCGCGTCTCCGGAGTTCGAGATGTCGGATGCCGAGACTCCGGATGAGACTCCTGATGCGGGGACCCCGGATGCAGGGACTCCGGATGAGACTCCGGATGCAGGGACTCCGGATGCGGGGACTCCGGATGCCGAGATTCCGGGGGACGCTCCCGACGTGCCTGACGCTCCCGACGTACCCGACGCTTCCCGCCGGGAACTGTCGATGCTGCTTCCCGATCTCGACGGCCGAGTCCTCCTGGTCGATCCGGGCATCGAAGCCGAGGGGCTCGATGCAGGGCGCTGGTCGCATCCGGATGCCGAGGCGATTCTCGTGGCCGAGGCCCACGCGGCGGGTGCTCGCGCTGCCGTGGTTCCCTACGGCGTCTTCCGGCTCACCCGGACGACCGTCGACGCCGTGAGTGCGGCCGCCACCTGGCCGGTGGAGACGGAGGTGCATGTCGCCCCCGGTCCGTCGTCGCGACTGGTCGCGCCGACCGCGGGGGAGCTGAAGATCACCGACGACGGGGTGCACATCGAGCTCGACGGCGGGTGGAGGCTCGCGCTCCGTGGCACCGACATCGAGCCGAATCGCAGCGGGAGAGTCGAGAGGGGCGAGAGCATCGGCAGGCTCGCCGCATCCTTCGAGAACCGCACGATGGTCATCGGGCTGACGCGAGGGGATGCTCCGCCGCTCCGCTCCCCGCTGCCGAATCCGCCGATCGCCGCGCGGCTCGTCACCCCGGAACGCGTCGCGGCCTGGCGTCGCTTCACCGCGGACCCCGCTCCGCTGCTGGGCCTCCGGTCCGCCGCGCAGCGCGACGAGGCCGGTCAGGAGCTCGAGCGCCGCGAGCGCATCTTCGCGGCCGCACAGGAGCGCTATTACGTGCACCCGCCGCAGATCGAGCGAGGCTGGCGGCACCACCTCGTCGACACGACCGGTCGCAGCTACATCGACATGGTGAACAACGTCGCCGGGCTCGGCCACGGCCACCCGCGAGTCGCGGCGGCGGCGAACCGCCAGCTGAAGACGCTCGCCACGAACTCCAGGTTCCTGTTCCGCGGCCTCGCCGAGTACAGCGAGCGACTCATCGCGCTGATGCCCGAGGGGAGCGGCCTCGACACCGTGCTGCTCGTGAACAGCGGATCGGAGGCGGTGGACCTCGGCATCCGTCTCGCGCAGGCGGCAACCGGCCGACGAACCGTCGTCGCGCTGCGAGAGGCCTATCACGGGTGGACGATGGCGAGCGATGCGGTCACCACCAGCGCCTATGACAATCCTGATGCGCTCGCGACGCGTCCCGACTGGGTGCACGTCGCCGATGTGCCCAACTCGTTCCGCGGCACGCACCGCGGCCAGGACTCGGCGGACCGGTACCTCGCCGACCTCGCCGCCGACCTCGACCGACTCAGCGTCGAGGGCCGGGATCCGGCCGGGTTCGTGTGCGAGTCCGTGCTCGGCAACGCGGGCGGGGTGGTCCTTCCCGACGGATATCTGACCGGTGCGTACGACCTCGTGCGTTCACACGGTGGCCTGTGCATCGCCGACGAGGTGCAGGTGGGCTTCGGGCGCATGGGATCCACGTTCTGGGGATTCGAGCAGTCCGGAGTGATCCCCGACATCGTCACGATCGCGAAGCCGATGGGCAACGGCTTCCCGATCGGCGGCGTGATCACTTCGAAGAGGATCGCCGACGCGCTGAGCGAGCAGGGCCAGTTCTTCTCCTCGGGCGGTGGCAGCACGCTCAGCAGCAGCGTCGGCCTCGCAGTCCTCGATGCCATGGTCGAGGACGACCTGCAACGCAACGCGCTCGACGTCGGTCGGCATCTGGCGGAGTCGCTCCGTGCGCTCGCGCAACGGCATCCGATCGTCGGGCCCGTGCACGGGCAGGGGCTGTATCTCGGGGTCGAGCTCGTGCGCGACCCCGAGACCCTGCACCCGGCGGCGGCCGAGGCGGCCGCGATCTGCGAGAGGCTTCGCGAGCTCGGCGTGATCGTGCTCACCACCTCGGAGCGCTCGAACGTGCTGAAGATCAAACCCCCGCTCTGTCTGTCGGTCGAGAGCGCCGACCATGTCGTCGCGATGCTCGACCGCGTGCTCACCGAGGGCTGGTGATCGAGCGGGGTCTTCGAATCGAGTCGGTTCTCGGCATGTTAAATGCGTATTTCGAATCAGATCCGCTCTTCCGCTGACGATTCTCCGGGGTACATACTGAGCGTCAGTGTCGGACCGCCCGAAGTCCGGCCCATGCGCTGTTCCCGAAGGAGTACTCATGGTCACGCCCATCAAGACGAAGCCGCTCGCGCAGGGCGGAGGAACCCTCCGCCGCAATCTCGGCCTCTGGGCGATCGTCGGTCTCGGACTCGGCTACATGACACCGACCGTCGTCTTCGACACGTTCGGCATGGTGGCTCGCGACACCGACAACGTCGTCCCTGCGGCCTACCTCGTCGCCCTCGTCGTGATGGTGTTCACCGCCATCAGCTACGGCAAGATCTCCCGCGCCATCCCGAGCGCCGGGTCTGCGTACACGTACGTCCGTGAGTCGATCCACCCGAACCTCGGGTTCATGGTCGGCTGGACCTCGCTCATCGACTATGTGCTGCTCCCGATGGTCAACTGCCTCATCATCCGCAGCTACCTCGAAGCGCTCTTCCCCGACATCCCCGGCTGGATCTGGGTCGTGCTGTACTGCATCCTCGTCACGAGCATCATCTACATGACGATGCGCGGCACCTCGAACATGAACATGATCCTGCTCGTGTTCTCGATCGTCGTGATGGTCGTGTTCGTCGTCATGGTCGTCGCGCAGCTGATGCGCGGCGAAGGAGCGGGCACGATCGCATCGGCCGCGCCTTTCATCCACGACGGTGCGACGATCGGCGCGGTGCTCATGGGCGCGACGATCGTCTGCTTCTCGTTCATCGGGTTCGACGCCGTGACGATGTACGCCGAGGAGGCGAAGGATCCGAAGACGATGCCCAAGGCGATCCTGCTGACCGTGCTGCTCGGCGGCGCGATCTTCCTCGTCGCCGCGTACGTCACGCAGCTGCGCTTCCCCGACTGGAACGAGTTCGCACCCGGTGGCGACATGCAGTACGTCGAGGATTCGACGCTGCCGATCATCGGAAACCTCGTCGGGGGCAACGTGCTCATGGCCGTGCTGACCGCCGCCGGCTTCTGCGCCACGCTCGCCTCGGGTCTCGCCTCGCACGCATCCGTCTCGCGGATGCTGCTCGTGATGGGTCGCAACAACGTCCTTCCGCAGAAGGCCTTCGGCTACATCAACCCGTGCACCCACACGCCCACCTTCAACATCGTGCTGGTCGGCGCGATCTCGCTGCTCGCGATCCCGTTCACCCTCGAGCTGATCGCGGCGTGGATCAACTACGGCGCCCTGATCGCGTTCACCTTCGTCAACATCTCGGTGATCGCCTGGTTCGCTGTGCGCAAGGGGCGGCGCCACACACCGCGCGACATCTTCTCGTACATCGTGATGCCGGGCATCGGCATGCTCCTCACGGGTCTGCTGTGGGTGAACCTGCACTCCGACGCCCTGACAGGGGGACTCATCTGGACCGCTCTCGGCCTGATCTACCTCGCCGTGATCACGAAGGGGTTCCGCAAGAAGGTGGTCGCGTTCGATGAGAACCAGGCGGTGACCGGGTTCAACAAGGTCGTGAAGGTGCCGGTCGACGAGAACTGAGCACCTCAGGCGTAGAGACGCGCAAGAGCCGCCTGCCCGGGAGGGAGGCGGCTCTTGTGTCGTGCGCAGTGGGTGCGACTCCGGTCAGATCACGCCCTGGGCGAGCATCGCGCCCGCGACGCGCTCGAAGCCCGCGATGTTCGCCCCGGCGACATAGTCGCCGGACACGTCGTAGCGCTCCGCGGCATCGAACGCGGCGCGGTGGATGTCCGCCATGATCTCGCGCAGCTTGTTCTCGCTCGCGTCGAAGCTCCACCGCTGGCGAGACGCGTTCTGGCTCATCTCGAGAGCGGAGGTGGCGACGCCTCCCGCGTTCGCGGCCTTGCCCGGCGCGAAGAGGACTCCGGCGCTCTGGAACGCATCGACGGCAGCGGGGACGCAGGGCATGTTCGCGCCTTCCGAGACCGCTCGCACGCCGTTGGCGATCAGGGTCTCGGCGGCGTGGAGATCGAGTTCGTTCTGGGTCGCCGACGGCACGGCGATGTCGACCGGGACCTCCCAGACGCTGCCGCCTTCGATGAATCGGGCGCCGGGGCGACGGTGGGCGTACTCGACGATGCGCGCGCGCTCGACCTCCTTGATCTGGCGCAGCAGGTCGACGTCGATGCCGGCGTCGTCGACGACGTACCCCGACGAGTCGGATGCCGTGACGGCGGTCGCGCCGAGCTGGGATGCCTTCTGGATCGCGTAGATCGCGACGTTGCCCGAGCCCGAGACGCCGACGCGCTTGCCGTCGAGCGAGTCGCTGTGCACGCCGAGCATCTCCTGTGCGAAGAACACCGCGCCGTAGCCGGTCGCCTCGGTGCGCACCTCTGCGCCACCCCAGCCGGTGCCCTTGCCGGTGAACATGCCGGACTCGTGGCGGTTGGTGATCTTGCGGTACTGGCCGAACAGGTAGCCGATCTCGCGACCGCCGACGCCGATGTCGCCGGCGGGGACGTCGGTGTGCTCGCCGAGGTGACGGTAGAGCTCGTTCATGAACGACTGGCAGAAGCGCATGATCTCGGCATCCGACCTGCCGTGCGGGTCGAAGTCGGATCCGCCCTTGCCGCCGCCGATGCCCTGGCCGGTCAGTGCGTTCTTGAAGATCTGCTCGAACCCGAGGAACTTGATGATCGACAGGTTGACCGACGGGTGGAAGCGCAGGCCGCCCTTGTACGGTCCGAGCACCG
This genomic interval carries:
- a CDS encoding SDR family oxidoreductase, which gives rise to MHSADLPLLGRTALVTGVSRRRGIGFATATTLASLGANVFVHHFRPHDLDHPWGGDDLDAVRTGIRDSLASGAVMGDAEADLRDPDSIEPLLDAASSLSGRLDIVVCNQAMSGGDGTIFDMTADRLDAHWQANARASLLLTAGLARRVRVELGGADTPVARPGDSIPSLGPFEKPTAHVIWMTSGQGHGAMRGEISYATSKAALAGITRSTAAELLDVGIVLNTVNPGPVNTGYLDADTTDRDLSGVDEWIAGTPFGRVGRPDDPARLIGWLCTDAGSWVVGQVLTTDGGFSL
- a CDS encoding gamma carbonic anhydrase family protein encodes the protein MLYEHLGARPRIHDTAVVAPTAVISGDVTIGPDCQVLHGAVITAEGGPITLGEHVIVMENALIRATAANAVHIGSHTLVGTLASIAGATVGEEVFLASGARIFNGALVGDRCEVRVNAIVHRRAVLPSGTVVPIGWVAVGDPVQLLSPDREEEISAAQPELDFPGHVFGVDRDTPDLMVQLTERYGSSLARHADDVRLDADGHAAGRG
- a CDS encoding aminotransferase codes for the protein MSDGAGLVRPDISTEDAALIARDCYGVDAQASELGSNQDRNFVLIEPDGSRSVLRVDNPVFGDDARAAQHAALDAYRAAGVRVPTVLPGLDGELTQRWRGFAVRRSEFAEGEPMVDAGYLAPVVLGEFGTLAAASVNALAGLVHPGLDREQMWDMRVAYEQIIALAPAVTEAELRVRVRTAADEAHAAVSTVAAGLPVQPIHGDLTDDNATGMRGADSRLHPHTVLDLGDLGLGWRVAELAVCVSSMLHHEPERPLRALDTVAAFHADAPLTRDEAVAVWPLVVLRAALLVASGWRQLAIDGDNDYARERIEGEQAIFDAATAVPLAEMSEHVLARLGFASPEFEMSDAETPDETPDAGTPDAGTPDETPDAGTPDAGTPDAEIPGDAPDVPDAPDVPDASRRELSMLLPDLDGRVLLVDPGIEAEGLDAGRWSHPDAEAILVAEAHAAGARAAVVPYGVFRLTRTTVDAVSAAATWPVETEVHVAPGPSSRLVAPTAGELKITDDGVHIELDGGWRLALRGTDIEPNRSGRVERGESIGRLAASFENRTMVIGLTRGDAPPLRSPLPNPPIAARLVTPERVAAWRRFTADPAPLLGLRSAAQRDEAGQELERRERIFAAAQERYYVHPPQIERGWRHHLVDTTGRSYIDMVNNVAGLGHGHPRVAAAANRQLKTLATNSRFLFRGLAEYSERLIALMPEGSGLDTVLLVNSGSEAVDLGIRLAQAATGRRTVVALREAYHGWTMASDAVTTSAYDNPDALATRPDWVHVADVPNSFRGTHRGQDSADRYLADLAADLDRLSVEGRDPAGFVCESVLGNAGGVVLPDGYLTGAYDLVRSHGGLCIADEVQVGFGRMGSTFWGFEQSGVIPDIVTIAKPMGNGFPIGGVITSKRIADALSEQGQFFSSGGGSTLSSSVGLAVLDAMVEDDLQRNALDVGRHLAESLRALAQRHPIVGPVHGQGLYLGVELVRDPETLHPAAAEAAAICERLRELGVIVLTTSERSNVLKIKPPLCLSVESADHVVAMLDRVLTEGW
- a CDS encoding APC family permease, with protein sequence MVTPIKTKPLAQGGGTLRRNLGLWAIVGLGLGYMTPTVVFDTFGMVARDTDNVVPAAYLVALVVMVFTAISYGKISRAIPSAGSAYTYVRESIHPNLGFMVGWTSLIDYVLLPMVNCLIIRSYLEALFPDIPGWIWVVLYCILVTSIIYMTMRGTSNMNMILLVFSIVVMVVFVVMVVAQLMRGEGAGTIASAAPFIHDGATIGAVLMGATIVCFSFIGFDAVTMYAEEAKDPKTMPKAILLTVLLGGAIFLVAAYVTQLRFPDWNEFAPGGDMQYVEDSTLPIIGNLVGGNVLMAVLTAAGFCATLASGLASHASVSRMLLVMGRNNVLPQKAFGYINPCTHTPTFNIVLVGAISLLAIPFTLELIAAWINYGALIAFTFVNISVIAWFAVRKGRRHTPRDIFSYIVMPGIGMLLTGLLWVNLHSDALTGGLIWTALGLIYLAVITKGFRKKVVAFDENQAVTGFNKVVKVPVDEN
- the gdhA gene encoding NADP-specific glutamate dehydrogenase yields the protein MTSPSSVDFHPLADDVQPVFDTVLARSPHEPEFQQAVHEVLNSIAPVLARNPQYVDGGILERLVEPERQILFRVPWVDDAGRLQVNRGYRIQFSSVLGPYKGGLRFHPSVNLSIIKFLGFEQIFKNALTGQGIGGGKGGSDFDPHGRSDAEIMRFCQSFMNELYRHLGEHTDVPAGDIGVGGREIGYLFGQYRKITNRHESGMFTGKGTGWGGAEVRTEATGYGAVFFAQEMLGVHSDSLDGKRVGVSGSGNVAIYAIQKASQLGATAVTASDSSGYVVDDAGIDVDLLRQIKEVERARIVEYAHRRPGARFIEGGSVWEVPVDIAVPSATQNELDLHAAETLIANGVRAVSEGANMPCVPAAVDAFQSAGVLFAPGKAANAGGVATSALEMSQNASRQRWSFDASENKLREIMADIHRAAFDAAERYDVSGDYVAGANIAGFERVAGAMLAQGVI